The genomic stretch CTATTTCCTCTTGCATTGCCTTGATCCACTTGTCTTTTTCTCTGGATTTGATAGCCTCTTTATAGGTGCTTGGTTCACTGGACTCAATATCTTCAGCTGCACAAAATGCATAGTAGACAAGGCTAGCATTGCTGTACCTTGCTGGTTTTCTGATATTTGATCTTCTCTGCCTATCCCTTGCAAGCATGTAATCATGGAGATTTTCTGAAGATGCTCCACCTTCATCCATGTTCTGTTCCTCATCTTCATCTGGGCCCTGATCGTGTTGTTCTGTATCAGGAGATTCTGACTCCTCACCTTGCACAAGATTCTGATCTGTGCTCAGAAACTCCACCTCAATTTGATCATCAGAGCCAATCGATCTTGTAGATTCCTTTTGTTCTTTGTAAGGCATCTCTAACTCTCTGAATATCACATCTCTACTAATAACTATCTTCTGATTTCCATCCTCTTGAGACCACAATCTATATCCTTTCACTCCTTTCTGGTAGCCAAGCATCACACATTTTATTGCTCTTGGTTGCAGCTTCCCTTGCCTTATATGTGAGTAGGCCCTGCATCCAAAAGGCTTCAAGATGTTATAATCTCCATGATGTCCATACCACCTGTAGTCTGGAGTTTCAAGGTTGATTGCTGATGTGGGGCATTTGTTTATTAGTGTGACAGCAGTTGAagcagcctcaccccagaacctATGTGACAACCCCGATGATATTAGCATGCATCTCACTCTCTCAAGGATGGTTCTATTCACTCTTTcagctacaccattttgttgaggattgtTTGGAACAGTTCTATGCCTTTTAATTCCCTTCATCTTGCAAAAATCTTCAAATTGGTGAGAAAGAAACTCCAATCCGTTATCCGTTCTCAAACATTTCAGTGTAGAACCTTTTTCCACCTCAACCTCTCTGCACCATTCTGTAAACCTGATGAATgcttctgatttttctttcatgATATATAGCCATAGTTTTCTGGAGTAGTCATCCACTATAGATAGGAAATATCTACCTCCACCTATTGAAGGAGTCTGAGCAGGCCCCCATATATCACAGTGTGCATAGTCCAACACTGACTTTGAAGTGTGTTTACCAGATGAGTATGCTAACTTCTTGCTTTTGGCTAGCACACATATCTCACATTCCCTTGAGTTGAGTTTTCTGTTTGCCTTTATCACCCCATCCTTTATCAATTGATTTACACCATCAATTGAAACATGCCCCAATCTGAGATGCCATATATTTGCATCTTGCATCTGAACTGCATTAGCTTGATTGATTATCACTTCTGCCTGCAAATAGTATAGGCTGTTCACTCTCTTGGCAAGAAGCATTATTTGAGATCCCTTTTTCACCTTCAGCTCTCCATCAGATGAAGAGAAGGAGCATCCTTTTGCTTCAAGTGCTCCCAGCGAAATTAGATTTCTCTTAATATCAGGAATGAACCTAACCTCTGTCAGAATTCTGAGAGAACCATCCTCTAATCTGATCTTGATGTCCCCCATTCCTCTCACCTTGCAGACTTGGTTATTACCAAGCAACACTGATCCATCAGATCTCTTTAAATTGTGAAACCATTCATACTTCGGGCACATATGAAAACTGCAAGCACTATCCAAAATCCACTTCTCATTTATGTCTTCATCTGCAATGTTGAGAGCATGAGCCATCTCCATCTCCTGAGCAACATCAGCCGTGTTGACTCTTTCCATTTCTTCtgctttcttcttcttccaagaATGGCAGTTTATCTTCAGATGTCCAGGCTTCTTACAATAGAAACAAGATCTAgtctctttctcttctttcttcccaAAGTTTGCTTTCTTGTTCCATTTCTTCTTGGCAGCCCTTTTATCAGAGGGTTTGACTATCATGGCTTCACCTGCTTGATCTGTTGGCCTAGGATTGGAAGTTTTCTGGAATTCTTTTGCCTTCAACGCAGTAAGGACCTCTTCATATGTCAGTGAAGAGTCCCTTCCATATAATATTGCATCCTTAAGTTGATCAAAACTTTTAGGCAGAGCGTTTAATAACAtgatggccttatcctcatccttCAAATCTCCATCCACAGATTCGAGGTCATCCACAGCTTTCATAAATTCATCTAGCTGATCCATGATGCCTTTTCCTTCAAGAAACTTGATAGAGTAGAGTCTTTGTTTCAAGAACAATCTGTTTGCAAGGGATTTAGTCATATAAATCGACTCCAGCTTGCTCCATACATCAGATGGGGTTTTCTCCTTGCACACTTCTCTGAGCACACGATCTCCAAGGCTCAGCATGATCGCACTATGAGCTCTCTCCATCAGATCTTGTTTCTTGATTTCATCTTTGTCTTCAGTATCCGTATCCTTCTCTGATTTCTGGTACTTCATCGCCTCCCAAAGGCCTTGCTGAATAAGCATGGCCTTCATCTTGACTTTCCATAGCCCAAAGTCATTTTTACCATTAAACTTCTCGAAATCAAATCGTGTAGCGGCCATTGCTGTTCACtagttcccacagacggcgccaatttgtaacAATGTATCCAAGTTCTTCAATCACACGCGACAGAAAAACgccaagaaaagaaaacaagcaACGACACAATcggtttacgtggttcgatccaTAAaagatctacatccacgggaggATTCTAGAGATTCTTATTGATGAAGTTTATGAGAGGATACAACACAATCAATCACCAAGAGCTACACAATCTATACAACACTTCATATGATCGATCTATCCGCTAAACTCAATAGCAATCGAACTAACCGAAGCTGAGATCTGAGAATGAACACTCCAGCTGCAACACTTCCCGGTTGACACTTTCTTGCCTCTTTCTTGAGCAATGAATATCAGAATGCTCTGCTTTTCTCGATCTCCCTCTTTGTAAAATGTGTAATCACTTTATTGATTGTTATCATGAAGTGTGCATGATCCCTTTTATAGAATCCAGTGCAACTAACTTCACATAGATGCATTCCTATGTGCTCACGTCCATATGCAATTTCATGCACCTTCACTTCAACCAACTTAACTAACTTTGGCTGATGTTGTGTAACGCTAAAAATGCCAACATATACAGTAATTTTTTTAGGTTCGATTCCAATTGGTGCCTACATCGTTTCCTGATTGGCAAAGATGGAATATGTGTGTAAACAATTTGAGCGCTTGCACAGCCGCTGATAAACAGTTGATAATTGGTAAATATCCAACTTGATTTGCTTttagtattaatattattattagatgAGACTAATTACTTTAATGAGTTTTGGTAATAGATTTTGGAGATGCATTTTTCAAAGGCGTTACTCAAATCCTCAAAAATCCTTCAGTAGGCATGTTTATAAACGCATGCTACGCTCATTCAGTAGCATATGATGAGCACTATTGGTCACCCAATTCCATAGTCAAATTGGGGAATTTGGTGAGTTTTTTCTTGTCAATTCTTTGaaaaaatcttttttttattaattcatttatattttctaaatatttgCAGACCATATTGGAGTCCTTTTCTAATTGGTATTTCGATAGAGATTCAGTCACATTGGTTACTTCTTCTAAATTTTTAGAGATTTGTACGTATTGAAGTATGTAATTAATAGCTAATTATCTACTATAAACTAGTAGTAGTTTTAGTTGTGGGAGGCCTTGGCTTGGCTTGGCTTAAAATTGTGTTATGAAAAGAAGATACAATGAAGTTGTGGTGAATGAAACATTatctttattcattttaaaaggTCGGAAACGTTTTGAATTGGTCACATTAATTATACATATGTTACAATTGATATCATTAAACTGAATTGTAACAGCCTCtacatatattcatatataaatagaaacaaaaatattattaattacataCAAAAATAAAACCATCACGATGTGTATAATGAATAGGATGATGCTCATGAGTTTCGTAGTGATTGGTGTAGCAACAATCGCAATGTCGTCGGAACCATATAATGATCCATGCTATCAACAGTTAAGGACAATTCATAATTGCTTCGAAGATGTTTTATATGCCTTTTGCTACTTGATTGAGAGGCGCGTATCCGATGATTGCTGCAAGATTTATGCATCTCTTGACTCGGGTTGCATCCATAGATTCGCAGACGAAGCTACTTCACGACACGCTTGCGTTCTATACGACTATTACGTTGGCCGGATGGCTGACGATCTTGTGCATCTGTGCAACTCTAGGATTTAATggtacatactccctccgtctgtaACCAATAATCatatatttatgaaataaattttctttaCTATAAAAGTAATAAAGAAATATTTGAGTGTTTTTCAGAATTTATGGAAATAAAAGTCAGTTATAATATGTGTACAAAATATCTTAAGCTATCAAAAAATAGTGACTCCGGTCACCTGTTTTGGTTCAAAATCATTGATGAGCCAGTGACAAATCAACATTTAATAGAACTAGAACCGACAGTTTCTGAACCACAGGCGCGTCTAAATTAGCAGCAAAGAAACAACTAGCTAGGGAGAAGGCAAACTTAATTTTTTGGAGCTCATAATTTTCAATTATAACCATGATAACACAATACCCCTTTTTGCTATTAAACCTCGTAATTGAGATTTCATGAAATCCCGGTTCGGTTCAACAAAATCCATAACCGGGCTAAGGGAACCTACAACCTCTATTATATAAATTAGCCGTTTTTTCGGCTTTGGGCGTTTTATTTTATCAACAATGGTGTTAGCAAATCaggtatatatatttattggtacattacaattacaatgTGCAAAATGTGCATTTGTTGTGTGGCATTCTTTCATTATTGATTTATATAAATACAAAGCTAGCCAAAATGTGCAAGGAATGTTGAATGTTGATGTATGATTGATTTGGTTATAAGAAGTTGTTGAGGGTTAAAAATGTCACTAtaatccaaattttattttattttcttagtatttttctattttcctttTCGATTTTTTAGTGTTTCAGCCTTGTTTGTATAAGTAACGGGGAAACTGTTTTTACGCAAGAGTGTTTTTTTTACTATCACAAATCAATTGCTTTTCTTTTCGACCTcaaaaaatgtatattttcaTCTTCACGTCAAGATTTTGATAAGTTTTTTGTTGGAAGGAtatcggttttttattaaatttatttttgctttAGAAACAAATGATTCATTGTCCAAAATCCATTGCACTGGTTTGAGAATTGGGCCGTCAATCAAATCCACATTGGGTCAGATAATGTATCGGCCCAATGAGAATTGGGCTGAGCAATGATAATTAACTAATACAATTGGGCCGAACAATGGCAATTACTTATATTTCCAAAAGAAATTGGATAGCTAATTACTtaattacataaattaagagATTGATAATGTTTAATGATTAAGTATGTTCATGCAAGCACGTATTCACATAACTCTTTCATTACTTCACTTGTACAACCGCTGATAAACAGTTGATTTGCTTTtggtattaatattattatttgatgAGACTAATTAGTTTTGGAAATAGATTTTGGGGATGCATTTTTCAAAGGTGTTACACAAATCCTCAAGAATCCTTCAGGAGGCATGTTTATAGCTTCATGCTACCTTCATTCAGTCGCATGGGTTGAGAAATTTTGGTCAACCCAATTCCACACTCAAATTGGGAAATTTGGTGAGTTTTTCTAATAcaaaatactttaattattgaaaaattcatattttttttaattaatgtttagaagaatgttaatttatttatatttcataaatatttGCAGACTACATTGGAGGCCTTTGGTAATTGGTATTTCGATAGAGCTGATTCAGTTGCATTGGTTACCTCTTCTAATTATGTAGAGAATTGTAATTGAAGTAGTATGTAAATAGCTAGTTatctataaattaataattttagttTCCTTATTGCATATGGGTTGTTATAAATTACAAATAGGTAATTCATACATAATATATTGTTTGACATTGTGTTATGAAAAGAAGATACAAAAAACTATTGATGAAGTTGTGGTGTATGAAACATGAAATATATACAGCACATTAATTCTTAGTACTTTAACAATTTTAGTTATTCTTTAAAAGAAAGGTTGGAAACGTTTTGAATTTAGTCGacataaatcaaatcaaattaaattaaattgaatagtAACACCCTCTAGATTCTTTGTACTATAATTAACAAGACTCACAACCCCatctttcaaaatatttttacattcaaAACTAAAACCATGATGCTTGCTGCAAGATTTATAAGTCTCTGGATTATGATAAGTGCATCTTAAAATTCGCAGACGAAGCAGCTGCACGCGACGCTTGCGTTGTATACGACAATTACATCGACTTTCAGGCTTACCAACTTTTGCGCGAGTGCAACTCTAGGATTTAGCAATAATATAGATCGTTTATTAAAATTAGTCTTTATctatttttggtgatttttctctctctaataaggCTAATAAGGTAAGTCCAATTTTTTTCACTAACAAcacataaattaattttttattctcaCTTTACCAATTACTATATGACAATCTGTTTGGGATTTATTACTAGAAATTAAAGGTAAAGATGAAATCTACGTTTGAACTACGTTAAGTTTGTGTGTTTATTAATTTGTTAATGCTAAGAAAAATATTGTAAAATGAATAGAAATAcacatttgtattttattttgaatgaaAGAACACCACCAAAAAAATCAAGATAATATATTATTCAGGTGTACATATGTAGTATAATGTCTAAATTTAGCGAGCACAATTGCACTAACTAAAATTTCCGATTTTATTACAACTGAAAACCAAAATAGCAACTCATATATAGACTCATTTTGGtggtattttttataaattccTCCTCACAAAATTCACAAATGAAATCTAGACAAAGTATTATGTGGGCCTTCAAACCATAGATATACATCAAAGTAAAGAATAAAGAGCATTACCATTCCAGACAATATACTTAAAATAAATATACCTTAGTTATAAATCAAAGCAAAGAATAAATGTTTATGCTATGCTTTTATATGTAGAAAAAGGATGCGAGTTTATTTGGTTGTATATATCTTTTCAACTTTAGTCCCACAATTTTAACTTCTTACAAtttactttaattcaaattgatAACAAATTAATCTGTAGCAAGGTCATACCTGATTGTTAAGTTTCCACATAGATTCTGTTTTTCGATAGCAAGCAACATCATTTCTTtcaagtggagagagtaaaacaAAAATTATGATAAACCAAAAGTGGAGAGAGTATACAAGCTAAGGAAAGAAAACACGAAAACACACTCTAACAAGAACTGTGAATCTATACTAACGAGATTTACATCTCGATTCtgatatataaaaaatacaagATGTAATAAACACTCTCAGCAAATAGATGTTGTCCGATTAAGTTGCAAGTTTCATCATTTTAGCTAACTCTGTCAAACCACAATCCATGCACACAACATAGTAACACGAGGCACATTCTAACCCACCGTGGTTATACCGAACCACACGACAAAGGCTGCATCTTCTCTTGATAGTGTTGTGATTGAGTGTGAGAGGATGATTCGGGTGAATCCCGTCCAACACAAATCGGCGCCCAAATTTGATGTTTCTATACCAGCCAGATGCAGCTTTTAGACAAAACAGGTGGAAAGAAAGGTCGCATTGGCGACAGTGATACATCCACCACTTTGGAATAATTTTTACCTcacaaaaatcacaaataaaGTCGGAGGGATGGTCGAGAGAGGCATCAAATGACAACATCAATGAATGGTGCTTGTCCCACTCACGCATCGTTACGCTCGCAGGCAGCATAGCACATCTCAAGTCCAACGCAAAGTTACAGTCATTGCCGCTACAGCAATATGCAATACAGTCGTTCATCAAATATTGGCAGCCATGACAACGTTTCGGTTTGCCAGCTTCTTTATCTGGTATTCTAGTCAAGATTAGCGGTGTGCGATGTGGGTGAGATGCGTGTCTGATAGTTGTCGGTAGAGAAGCGCACTTGACATCTATCTTCATCTCGCACCCTTCACACACGTACACCATCCCGTTTGTTATAATACCACAAGCCTCACACCTATAAACATCTGGATCCATATCTATAGATCTTGAGCTTGTGAAGAGTGTGAGTTTATGGTTTTTATCATGTGTTTTTGGGCAATCACCATACAGgccagacgaagaagaagatgatgataaaGTTTTCGGAAACATGGAGCAAATGGAGTGTACAAAATATTTGCAAGGAGCACACCCGTAATATGGAGAAGAATGTATGGGTGTTACACACACATCACATACCTTCAACGCATCAtattcatcatcttcatctctCTCATCCATCACTTTGTAGCGATCAACTTCATCGTCTTTCTTGGACAATTCCGAAACCAAACGCAAAGGATGATTGTGATAGTTGAATAGAAATGAAAAACTTGCGGTGGTTTGTGGCATATACACTTCTGCTGGCATGTCTGCTACATCCGGGATGTTGTTAAGACCTTTTTCTCTCATCACAAAAGGCGTGATTAACTCCTTCGATATGTCATGTGCATGTAGAGGGAATTCAATCACATTCAAACCATCTTTATCATCACCGTCTCTGAAATGATCACcaacaatttattaaatatatatacatgcatAGAGATTATTACGACAGTAGTTTTATCTTAACAATGTGAGAACAACAAAATCTGGACTGAATGTAAAAGTATTTGCACCTCAATATAAGGaaaatattgaaattatttatttgaacCTTAATTTCTCTATATACATTTTTTTGGTTATGATTATATCTCAACACTAGTTAGTAAGTCgagaaacaaattaaataaagatgaACCTAGTACTTGTAGATCTTACGAGTTTGAGTCTTGCTCTGCTGTCTCAGCTGTCGTGGATGCAACACACCTGATATGCGCGAAGAATCTGCAATCACCACAATAATACATCCACTTTGTTCTATCTAATTTCCCAAGACAGACATCACAATAGAATATATATTGGTGATGTTTCATAGGTAAACTGAAGGCAAGAGAaagatggtggtggtggtatcGGAGATTTATGGGGAGGATGAGGGGCAACAATGCACAAGTTTTGTGTACCATAAATTCACATGTTGAGCATATATAAGCCATGTCCACATCGTTAACACCACAACCATCacaacaaaatgaaaataatggcTTTCTCATTAATGTCAAAGGGTGATCAGGGTGACTAGGGTGTTCTACTTGTATTGCCCCCCTTAATATATCATCAACACTTTTTCTTCCGCATGTTAAGTCAACATCGAATTCACAACTTGAACATCGGTAGACAAGCACCTTACCAAAATCACACAAACAAATATCACACCAGGAAAGGCATGACTCGTGGTAATCAAATAGATGAAGGGGATGTTGAGGATGTTTAGGGTGCAAAATTTGACTAGGTAATTCTCCACATTTCTTGTGGAGAATAATCTTATTCGAACAATTTTGCACCGTGCAAACATATGCCACTTCCAAATCAGTTACGGGATTACCACACCCATAACAATTAGAAGTCTCGTCTTTACTCACATTTTCAGTGAGAATCAAAGGATGTTCGTGGTTGACCCAGTCGATAACCTTCTTCTCCATGACTGAAAATGAGcacacaaaatattaaaataaatttttgagAGAGTAATATGAGCATGCATTAACTAAACAAAGTTTTAGTTCTCTCAAAAATAACTGTGCGTACCCACGAAACAGAGCAAAATCTGTATTATGTAAtcagagaaaaaaatagaatgTGAGATGTGGAGTGTAATGTGTAACAGGCCATGCTTAAACCACTATATATAATGtaaaattcaaacaaatataTACCTTAGATACACATGAAGGTAAAGAGAATAAACACATACTCCACATGAGAGTAAGGAATAAAGAGCATTAACATACTGGACGGTACAACGAAATTGAAAATGTTACTACAACTATAGACAAACACATACTAGTTTGGATTCTCTCGAGTTTACCTGCATCCACGGAAACACTGAAAAATCTGTATATATGTAATAGGAAAAAATTAGAGTATGAGATGTGAAATTTTGCAATGTGTAATATAATGTATACTCAAATGCATTACCTTAGATATACATGAAAGTAAAGAATAAAGAGCATTAACGTTATAGTCAATCAGGGATCACACCGTTATGTATGTGTATGTACATATATGCAAAGACAAAGACCAAATTTTTATGCAGATTGATTTGGTTCGAATCCTTTTTTGTCCCACAAGTATTTGATTCAATATATCTTCACAACTTTAGCCCCACAAATTAATCTTTCCACCTTTTACTTTATTTGCAATCATTGTTTTAGGTAATTAAAATGACTGgagaaatatattaaatttataacacgATTCCAAAGCAAACACAAAGTTGTAAAAGTAAGAGTGACACCTTAACTATAACATAACGCCACTTTTAATCTGTAGCAAGCCCATACCTGATTATGTGTTTTTGGATAGCAAGCACCGGCATTTCagtcgggccatttgttgaacACGGTTTGTGCATGAATCCACACTCCACCACCTTCACGTTCTCGCAGTTAAAAAATATGATTTACAATTGAAAGATGTGACTTTGCTGCCACGATAAAAGGAGTAAACGTCATGGCGAACGCTCAGTGGCTTAGTTGACTTGGATAACAAAAGGTATTTTGAATGaaataa from Salvia splendens isolate huo1 chromosome 15, SspV2, whole genome shotgun sequence encodes the following:
- the LOC121767553 gene encoding uncharacterized protein LOC121767553 isoform X1, with translation MFDTMLERKDVACYRKTESMWKLNNQVVECGFMHKPCSTNGPTEMPVLAIQKHIIRFFSVSVDAGKLERIQTIMEKKVIDWVNHEHPLILTENVSKDETSNCYGCGNPVTDLEVAYVCTVQNCSNKIILHKKCGELPSQILHPKHPQHPLHLFDYHESCLSWCDICLCDFGKVLVYRCSSCEFDVDLTCGRKSVDDILRGAIQVEHPSHPDHPLTLMRKPLFSFCCDGCGVNDVDMAYICSTCEFMVHKTCALLPLILPINLRYHHHHLSLAFSLPMKHHQYIFYCDVCLGKLDRTKWMYYCGDCRFFAHIRCVASTTAETAEQDSNSDGDDKDGLNVIEFPLHAHDISKELITPFVMREKGLNNIPDVADMPAEVYMPQTTASFSFLFNYHNHPLRLVSELSKKDDEVDRYKVMDERDEDDEYDALKVCDVCVTPIHSSPYYGCAPCKYFVHSICSMFPKTLSSSSSSSGLYGDCPKTHDKNHKLTLFTSSRSIDMDPDVYRCEACGIITNGMVYVCEGCEMKIDVKCASLPTTIRHASHPHRTPLILTRIPDKEAGKPKRCHGCQYLMNDCIAYCCSGNDCNFALDLRCAMLPASVTMREWDKHHSLMLSFDASLDHPSDFICDFCEVKIIPKWWMYHCRQCDLSFHLFCLKAASGWYRNIKFGRRFVLDGIHPNHPLTLNHNTIKRRCSLCRVVRYNHGGLECASCYYVVCMDCGLTELAKMMKLAT
- the LOC121767553 gene encoding uncharacterized protein LOC121767553 isoform X8, producing the protein MEKKVIDWVNHEHPLILTENVSKDETSNCYGCGNPVTDLEVAYVCTVQNCSNKIILHKKCGELPSQILHPKHPQHPLHLFDYHESCLSWCDICLCDFGKVLVYRCSSCEFDVDLTCGRKSVDDILRGAIQVEHPSHPDHPLTLMRKPLFSFCCDGCGVNDVDMAYICSTCEFMVHKTCALLPLILPINLRYHHHHLSLAFSLPMKHHQYIFYCDVCLGKLDRTKWMYYCGDCRFFAHIRCVASTTAETAEQDSNSDGDDKDGLNVIEFPLHAHDISKELITPFVMREKGLNNIPDVADMPAEVYMPQTTASFSFLFNYHNHPLRLVSELSKKDDEVDRYKVMDERDEDDEYDALKVCDVCVTPIHSSPYYGCAPCKYFVHSICSMFPKTLSSSSSSSGLYGDCPKTHDKNHKLTLFTSSRSIDMDPDVYRCEACGIITNGMVYVCEGCEMKIDVKCASLPTTIRHASHPHRTPLILTRIPDKEAGKPKRCHGCQYLMNDCIAYCCSGNDCNFALDLRCAMLPASVTMREWDKHHSLMLSFDASLDHPSDFICDFCEVKIIPKWWMYHCRQCDLSFHLFCLKAASGWYRNIKFGRRFVLDGIHPNHPLTLNHNTIKRRCSLCRVVRYNHGGLECASCYYVVCMDCGLTELAKMMKLAT
- the LOC121767553 gene encoding uncharacterized protein LOC121767553 isoform X6, giving the protein MLFILYFHVYLRFFSVSVDAVMEKKVIDWVNHEHPLILTENVSKDETSNCYGCGNPVTDLEVAYVCTVQNCSNKIILHKKCGELPSQILHPKHPQHPLHLFDYHESCLSWCDICLCDFGKVLVYRCSSCEFDVDLTCGRKSVDDILRGAIQVEHPSHPDHPLTLMRKPLFSFCCDGCGVNDVDMAYICSTCEFMVHKTCALLPLILPINLRYHHHHLSLAFSLPMKHHQYIFYCDVCLGKLDRTKWMYYCGDCRFFAHIRCVASTTAETAEQDSNSDGDDKDGLNVIEFPLHAHDISKELITPFVMREKGLNNIPDVADMPAEVYMPQTTASFSFLFNYHNHPLRLVSELSKKDDEVDRYKVMDERDEDDEYDALKVCDVCVTPIHSSPYYGCAPCKYFVHSICSMFPKTLSSSSSSSGLYGDCPKTHDKNHKLTLFTSSRSIDMDPDVYRCEACGIITNGMVYVCEGCEMKIDVKCASLPTTIRHASHPHRTPLILTRIPDKEAGKPKRCHGCQYLMNDCIAYCCSGNDCNFALDLRCAMLPASVTMREWDKHHSLMLSFDASLDHPSDFICDFCEVKIIPKWWMYHCRQCDLSFHLFCLKAASGWYRNIKFGRRFVLDGIHPNHPLTLNHNTIKRRCSLCRVVRYNHGGLECASCYYVVCMDCGLTELAKMMKLAT
- the LOC121767553 gene encoding uncharacterized protein LOC121767553 isoform X2, with the translated sequence MFDTMLERKDVACYRKTESMWKLNNQVVECGFMHKPCSTNGPTEMPVLAIQKHIIRFFSVSVDAVMEKKVIDWVNHEHPLILTENVSKDETSNCYGCGNPVTDLEVAYVCTVQNCSNKIILHKKCGELPSQILHPKHPQHPLHLFDYHESCLSWCDICLCDFGKVLVYRCSSCEFDVDLTCGRKSVDDILRGAIQVEHPSHPDHPLTLMRKPLFSFCCDGCGVNDVDMAYICSTCEFMVHKTCALLPLILPINLRYHHHHLSLAFSLPMKHHQYIFYCDVCLGKLDRTKWMYYCGDCRFFAHIRCVASTTAETAEQDSNSDGDDKDGLNVIEFPLHAHDISKELITPFVMREKGLNNIPDVADMPAEVYMPQTTASFSFLFNYHNHPLRLVSELSKKDDEVDRYKVMDERDEDDEYDALKVCDVCVTPIHSSPYYGCAPCKYFVHSICSMFPKTLSSSSSSSGLYGDCPKTHDKNHKLTLFTSSRSIDMDPDVYRCEACGIITNGMVYVCEGCEMKIDVKCASLPTTIRHASHPHRTPLILTRIPDKEAGKPKRCHGCQYLMNDCIAYCCSGNDCNFALDLRCAMLPASVTMREWDKHHSLMLSFDASLDHPSDFICDFCEVKIIPKWWMYHCRQCDLSFHLFCLKAASGWYRNIKFGRRFVLDGIHPNHPLTLNHNTIKRRCSLCRVVRYNHGGLECASCYYVVCMDCGLTELAKMMKLAT
- the LOC121767553 gene encoding uncharacterized protein LOC121767553 isoform X3; the protein is MHKPCSTNGPTEMPVLAIQKHIIRFFSVSVDAGKLERIQTIMEKKVIDWVNHEHPLILTENVSKDETSNCYGCGNPVTDLEVAYVCTVQNCSNKIILHKKCGELPSQILHPKHPQHPLHLFDYHESCLSWCDICLCDFGKVLVYRCSSCEFDVDLTCGRKSVDDILRGAIQVEHPSHPDHPLTLMRKPLFSFCCDGCGVNDVDMAYICSTCEFMVHKTCALLPLILPINLRYHHHHLSLAFSLPMKHHQYIFYCDVCLGKLDRTKWMYYCGDCRFFAHIRCVASTTAETAEQDSNSDGDDKDGLNVIEFPLHAHDISKELITPFVMREKGLNNIPDVADMPAEVYMPQTTASFSFLFNYHNHPLRLVSELSKKDDEVDRYKVMDERDEDDEYDALKVCDVCVTPIHSSPYYGCAPCKYFVHSICSMFPKTLSSSSSSSGLYGDCPKTHDKNHKLTLFTSSRSIDMDPDVYRCEACGIITNGMVYVCEGCEMKIDVKCASLPTTIRHASHPHRTPLILTRIPDKEAGKPKRCHGCQYLMNDCIAYCCSGNDCNFALDLRCAMLPASVTMREWDKHHSLMLSFDASLDHPSDFICDFCEVKIIPKWWMYHCRQCDLSFHLFCLKAASGWYRNIKFGRRFVLDGIHPNHPLTLNHNTIKRRCSLCRVVRYNHGGLECASCYYVVCMDCGLTELAKMMKLAT
- the LOC121767553 gene encoding uncharacterized protein LOC121767553 isoform X5, translating into MLFILYFHVYLRFFSVSVDAGKLERIQTIMEKKVIDWVNHEHPLILTENVSKDETSNCYGCGNPVTDLEVAYVCTVQNCSNKIILHKKCGELPSQILHPKHPQHPLHLFDYHESCLSWCDICLCDFGKVLVYRCSSCEFDVDLTCGRKSVDDILRGAIQVEHPSHPDHPLTLMRKPLFSFCCDGCGVNDVDMAYICSTCEFMVHKTCALLPLILPINLRYHHHHLSLAFSLPMKHHQYIFYCDVCLGKLDRTKWMYYCGDCRFFAHIRCVASTTAETAEQDSNSDGDDKDGLNVIEFPLHAHDISKELITPFVMREKGLNNIPDVADMPAEVYMPQTTASFSFLFNYHNHPLRLVSELSKKDDEVDRYKVMDERDEDDEYDALKVCDVCVTPIHSSPYYGCAPCKYFVHSICSMFPKTLSSSSSSSGLYGDCPKTHDKNHKLTLFTSSRSIDMDPDVYRCEACGIITNGMVYVCEGCEMKIDVKCASLPTTIRHASHPHRTPLILTRIPDKEAGKPKRCHGCQYLMNDCIAYCCSGNDCNFALDLRCAMLPASVTMREWDKHHSLMLSFDASLDHPSDFICDFCEVKIIPKWWMYHCRQCDLSFHLFCLKAASGWYRNIKFGRRFVLDGIHPNHPLTLNHNTIKRRCSLCRVVRYNHGGLECASCYYVVCMDCGLTELAKMMKLAT